A DNA window from Ensifer sp. WSM1721 contains the following coding sequences:
- a CDS encoding glycosyltransferase, whose amino-acid sequence MRTVSEYGSCIVVNSQYTKDRVIEHFKRENIPLKNTGVSHLGNVIQEYSRGALEPPTAKVPYFVFLSTIEGRKNITHLFNVWRQIIHHYGYGAAPRLVIVGKRGWKCENVIDVLDRTRELAPCLVEVSGLTDIELASLMAGATGILSPSLVEGYSLPPIEGAKRHIPVIASDIAVHREILGDAAILLDPTDGPGWREAIMKLVHDPDFRNERVAATFDLPRISWDDFAADALSQAVELSSGEHIYAEGR is encoded by the coding sequence ATGCGCACAGTTTCCGAATATGGATCATGCATAGTTGTTAATTCCCAGTATACCAAAGACAGGGTAATTGAACACTTCAAAAGAGAAAACATACCTCTCAAAAATACCGGAGTATCACACTTAGGGAACGTAATACAGGAATACAGCCGCGGCGCTTTGGAGCCGCCGACAGCTAAAGTGCCATATTTTGTTTTCCTGAGCACAATCGAGGGCCGAAAGAACATCACACATCTTTTTAACGTCTGGAGACAGATTATTCATCACTATGGGTACGGCGCTGCTCCGCGCCTCGTCATTGTCGGCAAACGCGGCTGGAAGTGCGAAAACGTAATAGACGTCCTTGACCGCACCAGAGAGTTGGCGCCATGCCTAGTGGAAGTGTCGGGCCTAACGGACATTGAGCTGGCCTCGCTAATGGCGGGGGCGACGGGAATTCTCTCCCCCTCCTTGGTGGAGGGTTACAGCCTCCCGCCTATCGAGGGCGCGAAGAGGCACATTCCGGTGATTGCATCCGATATTGCCGTTCACCGCGAGATCTTAGGTGACGCCGCCATCTTGCTGGATCCCACCGACGGGCCAGGCTGGCGCGAAGCTATCATGAAGCTGGTTCACGATCCGGATTTTCGAAACGAGCGGGTGGCGGCGACTTTTGACCTGCCAAGGATTTCCTGGGATGACTTCGCCGCAGATGCTTTATCCCAGGCGGTCGAGCTCTCGAGTGGAGAACATATATATGCGGAGGGTCGCTGA
- a CDS encoding mannose-1-phosphate guanylyltransferase/mannose-6-phosphate isomerase: MTNKVIPVIMAGGKGTRLWPLSRTASPKQFMQFYSEETLFQSALLRVADSDIYEPPIVVTNEEFRFVAAEQAREVNVGLATIILEPLARNTAPAIAAAAAIASNLFDTNAILQVLASDHEITVDQHYLKANSIGRAAAENGKLVTFGITPTEPATGYGYIETGAEFVSGALAVKRFIEKPSLPDAIEMLSTGGFFWNSGMFMFSIAALLDEMEEYAPEVWLATKTAASRSVRDLDFIRLEREAFGSSPDISFDYAVLEKTSNTAVVPAGFKWSDLGSWDSVWKAGGRDANGNVTSANTTLSNTRKSLVLSRGTHVVVQGLENVAVIASEDAVYVGHLDDSQKVGQVVSLLASAPATSKLTETHPTTYRPWGGYTSILSSDEFRVKRVFVNPGKGLALQKHLYRSEHWVVVRGIAEVTIGGHVQVVGENSPIHIPVGTTHRLVNPGKETLELIEIQTGSYFGEDDVIRTSEHAVGLETGKRCLRSLSTEGEGNV; the protein is encoded by the coding sequence GTGACGAACAAGGTCATTCCCGTGATCATGGCTGGCGGCAAGGGCACTCGATTATGGCCCCTATCGCGGACCGCCAGCCCGAAACAATTTATGCAGTTTTATAGTGAGGAAACGTTGTTTCAGAGCGCGTTGTTACGCGTCGCAGACTCGGACATCTACGAACCTCCAATTGTCGTTACCAACGAAGAGTTCCGCTTCGTAGCGGCCGAACAGGCTCGCGAGGTGAACGTTGGGTTAGCTACCATCATACTGGAACCACTGGCTCGCAACACTGCCCCCGCAATCGCGGCGGCCGCGGCCATTGCCTCCAACCTGTTCGACACGAACGCAATCCTTCAGGTGTTAGCCTCCGATCATGAGATCACGGTTGACCAGCATTACCTCAAGGCGAATTCCATCGGACGGGCGGCCGCTGAGAATGGTAAATTGGTGACCTTCGGCATCACGCCTACTGAACCCGCAACCGGCTATGGTTACATCGAAACCGGTGCGGAGTTCGTGAGCGGCGCTCTTGCCGTCAAGCGTTTTATTGAGAAGCCGAGCCTTCCCGATGCGATTGAGATGTTATCTACCGGCGGATTCTTTTGGAATTCAGGCATGTTCATGTTTTCAATCGCGGCGCTGCTCGATGAAATGGAGGAGTACGCTCCGGAAGTTTGGCTGGCCACGAAGACGGCCGCGTCTCGGTCAGTCAGAGATCTCGATTTCATTCGGCTCGAACGGGAGGCCTTTGGAAGCAGCCCGGACATCTCCTTCGACTATGCCGTTTTGGAAAAGACATCGAACACTGCGGTTGTGCCTGCTGGGTTCAAATGGTCCGATCTTGGCAGTTGGGACTCGGTCTGGAAGGCCGGCGGCCGCGATGCGAACGGAAACGTAACCTCCGCAAACACGACCTTGTCAAATACGCGAAAGTCACTGGTCTTATCTCGCGGGACGCATGTCGTGGTGCAGGGGCTTGAAAATGTTGCTGTCATCGCCAGCGAGGATGCCGTTTACGTTGGCCACCTGGACGACAGTCAGAAGGTGGGCCAAGTCGTGTCACTTCTTGCCTCTGCGCCTGCGACATCGAAGTTGACCGAAACTCACCCGACGACTTACCGCCCTTGGGGCGGATATACTTCGATTTTGAGTAGCGATGAGTTCCGGGTAAAGCGCGTGTTTGTTAACCCGGGAAAAGGGCTCGCGCTCCAAAAGCACCTTTATCGATCCGAGCACTGGGTTGTCGTCCGCGGCATCGCAGAAGTGACTATCGGAGGCCACGTGCAAGTTGTGGGCGAGAATAGTCCGATACACATACCTGTCGGTACAACTCACCGACTCGTAAATCCAGGAAAAGAAACCCTCGAATTAATTGAAATCCAAACGGGATCGTATTTCGGCGAGGACGACGTCATTCGCACATCCGAGCACGCAGTAGGATTGGAAACCGGCAAGAGATGCCTCCGATCACTATCGACAGAGGGTGAAGGCAACGTGTAA
- a CDS encoding phosphomannomutase: MKFGTSGLRGLSADLVETGSVIYATAFGRYLLESGKARPGDAIIIGRDCRESSPTIEAICRSALAALGFKIFECGTVPTPALAHYALKLRSASMMITGSHIPADRNGIKFYLSDGEIGKAEEAAITALATSIATANDLSVDGGKQAEDHSQRCVDLFLKRNSNLLSDEALSGLIIGVYEHSTVARDLITALLVRYGARVISLGRSETFVPLDTEAVPEETVARFNSWATLHDLDAIVSADGDGDRPLIADEKGNPLRGDLVGLMTAQFLNAKSIVTPVTSNSGIEALGFHVTRTQVGSPFVIAAMREAIAAGGDSLVGFEANGGVLTSQAFYIRGVCLEALPTRDSILPILAVLSLLSAQKKPLSAIAGSYKLAAAAAARLPNFPAHVSASLMTYLRACRANLSDFLREIGQVAATSDIDGLRIELTDKRIVHLRPSGNAPEMRCYVEANTEIAANELLKAGLSRLSLWNERKAPGQA; this comes from the coding sequence ATGAAGTTTGGAACGAGCGGCCTCCGTGGCCTGTCCGCTGATCTAGTTGAGACTGGCTCCGTAATCTATGCGACGGCGTTCGGCCGCTATCTTCTCGAAAGCGGCAAGGCCCGGCCAGGGGATGCAATAATAATTGGACGCGATTGTCGGGAGTCCAGTCCGACGATCGAGGCAATCTGCCGATCGGCTTTGGCGGCCCTCGGGTTCAAAATCTTCGAATGTGGTACAGTGCCGACGCCTGCCCTTGCACACTATGCCTTGAAGTTGCGGTCCGCATCCATGATGATAACTGGATCGCATATTCCCGCCGACCGCAACGGAATTAAGTTTTACCTCTCAGACGGTGAGATTGGAAAAGCAGAGGAAGCGGCGATCACCGCGCTGGCAACTTCGATCGCAACTGCTAACGATCTCTCGGTTGACGGCGGAAAGCAAGCTGAAGACCATTCACAAAGATGCGTCGACCTTTTTCTGAAGCGAAATTCAAATCTACTTTCCGATGAGGCATTATCTGGGCTTATAATCGGCGTCTATGAGCACAGTACTGTTGCACGCGATTTAATAACTGCGCTTCTTGTACGGTACGGAGCACGCGTTATTTCGCTCGGACGCTCCGAAACATTTGTACCCCTTGACACCGAGGCGGTACCTGAGGAAACGGTCGCGCGGTTCAACAGCTGGGCGACGCTGCACGATCTTGACGCGATTGTGTCCGCGGATGGCGATGGCGATCGACCACTTATTGCGGATGAAAAAGGCAATCCACTTCGGGGCGACCTTGTTGGACTAATGACGGCTCAGTTTCTCAACGCCAAGTCAATCGTCACCCCAGTCACATCCAATTCCGGAATCGAAGCATTAGGATTTCACGTTACACGAACTCAAGTTGGATCCCCTTTCGTGATAGCCGCGATGAGAGAGGCCATTGCCGCGGGAGGAGATAGCCTAGTTGGCTTTGAAGCAAACGGTGGCGTGCTTACCTCGCAGGCCTTTTATATAAGAGGAGTTTGTTTGGAGGCGTTGCCAACACGTGACAGCATTCTCCCGATATTGGCAGTGCTTTCCCTCCTTAGTGCACAAAAGAAACCGCTCTCCGCAATTGCTGGATCATATAAGTTGGCGGCTGCCGCTGCTGCTCGTCTCCCCAATTTCCCTGCGCATGTTAGCGCATCTCTCATGACATATTTGCGCGCCTGCAGGGCCAACCTGTCCGACTTTCTACGGGAGATCGGACAAGTAGCTGCGACGAGCGACATTGATGGCCTTCGTATCGAGCTGACGGACAAACGTATTGTCCACCTGCGACCCTCTGGCAACGCGCCGGAAATGCGTTGCTACGTTGAGGCCAACACAGAAATTGCCGCAAATGAGTTGTTGAAAGCTGGACTCTCCCGGCTCAGCCTTTGGAACGAACGCAAGGCGCCGGGCCAAGCATAA
- a CDS encoding nucleotidyltransferase and HEPN domain-containing protein: MKSSLEHLPETKRRELARVVEIIHEEFSDALEGSSAAFKKRGRIQKIILFGSYARGSWVDEPHTMKGYRSDYDILVIVNTKKLAEPEYWDKTTDRLLWDKDVRTPVGLIVHGAREVNNFLADGQYFFVDIVREGIVLYELDDRPLAEPKRLSPTDAHRVAKDHFERRFPEAQLMLRTAQWQAEQIGDAPEWIRLATFSLHQATEHAYATVLLTLTNYSPPSHNLKFLRGIAEDQDRRLIEAWPRDQHRFTAWYNLLNEAYVKARYAKHFDITEEALTWMLQRTEYLHRIVEVSCNERLAALELPSGA, encoded by the coding sequence ATGAAATCGAGCCTGGAACATCTGCCGGAGACGAAGCGGCGCGAGCTTGCCCGCGTCGTCGAGATCATACACGAGGAGTTTTCCGACGCGCTCGAGGGTAGCTCGGCCGCCTTCAAGAAGCGCGGCCGGATCCAGAAGATCATCCTGTTCGGCTCCTATGCCCGCGGCAGCTGGGTGGACGAGCCGCACACGATGAAGGGCTACCGTTCCGACTACGACATTCTCGTCATCGTCAACACAAAGAAGCTTGCCGAACCGGAATATTGGGACAAAACGACCGATCGCTTGTTATGGGACAAGGATGTGAGGACGCCGGTCGGGCTGATTGTCCATGGCGCCCGAGAAGTAAACAACTTCCTGGCCGACGGGCAGTATTTCTTCGTGGATATCGTGCGCGAGGGTATCGTGCTCTATGAGCTTGATGACCGGCCGTTGGCCGAGCCGAAACGGCTTTCCCCGACCGACGCGCACCGGGTGGCAAAAGACCACTTTGAGAGACGCTTTCCAGAGGCCCAGTTGATGCTGCGGACAGCCCAATGGCAAGCCGAACAGATCGGGGATGCTCCGGAATGGATACGCCTCGCCACCTTTAGCCTGCATCAGGCCACCGAGCATGCCTACGCGACTGTCCTCTTGACGCTCACCAACTATAGTCCGCCTTCGCACAATCTGAAGTTCCTTCGCGGGATTGCTGAAGACCAGGACCGTCGACTCATCGAGGCTTGGCCGCGCGATCAACATCGTTTCACCGCTTGGTACAACCTCCTCAACGAGGCCTATGTGAAGGCGCGCTACGCCAAGCACTTCGACATCACCGAGGAGGCGCTCACATGGATGCTCCAGCGGACCGAATATCTTCACCGTATCGTCGAGGTAAGCTGCAACGAGCGGCTGGCTGCGTTGGAGTTGCCGAGCGGCGCCTGA
- a CDS encoding DUF3606 domain-containing protein: MTDRKKAVGRDRRRVAAGQAYELIYFKQKHKLTAEQAREIIRDAGNSREKANELAEKLKKA; this comes from the coding sequence GTGACAGACCGCAAGAAAGCCGTTGGCCGCGATCGGCGACGCGTCGCAGCTGGGCAGGCCTACGAGCTCATCTACTTCAAGCAGAAGCACAAGCTCACCGCTGAGCAGGCCCGGGAGATAATTCGGGACGCCGGCAACTCCCGGGAGAAGGCAAATGAGCTGGCCGAGAAGTTGAAAAAGGCCTAA
- a CDS encoding nucleotidyl transferase AbiEii/AbiGii toxin family protein — MIDSWTFGGGTALMLQIDHRESFDVDIFLDDPQLLPYLNPKTQGYALDINPDGYEFDGSRTLKIVFESVGEIDFICAPSLTGNPTVRAEVRGRDVLLETPGEIIAKKIYYRGAAMQPRDMFDIACVVKTHGVQYLNDALTPFHDKCEAALKVARQMNAQFAKAIMTRLLHRESFSDIPHVAQSLTIELLETICTGAKN; from the coding sequence CTGATCGACAGTTGGACTTTTGGGGGCGGTACGGCCCTGATGCTCCAGATCGATCACCGCGAGAGTTTCGACGTCGACATCTTCCTCGATGATCCTCAACTTCTGCCATATCTGAATCCGAAGACGCAGGGCTACGCGCTCGACATCAACCCTGACGGTTATGAGTTCGATGGATCGCGGACGTTGAAGATCGTTTTCGAAAGTGTCGGCGAGATCGACTTTATCTGTGCCCCCAGCCTGACCGGAAACCCGACGGTGAGAGCGGAGGTGCGCGGCCGAGACGTTCTGCTCGAGACCCCCGGGGAAATCATCGCAAAGAAGATTTACTACCGCGGCGCCGCGATGCAGCCCCGCGACATGTTCGACATCGCCTGCGTCGTGAAAACTCACGGCGTGCAGTACCTCAATGACGCCTTAACGCCGTTCCACGATAAATGCGAGGCGGCACTGAAAGTTGCTCGCCAGATGAACGCGCAGTTCGCGAAAGCCATCATGACGAGACTTCTCCACCGAGAGAGCTTCTCCGATATTCCGCACGTGGCTCAGTCATTGACGATTGAACTCCTGGAAACCATCTGCACTGGTGCAAAGAACTAG